tactcggcacgaggcggtcctagtgagcagtttagcggaaaagtctcAATGGgattaaatacctggctcggggtgagcttaggggtattttggtaatttggtaaaatACTTGGATTATTTGAGTATTGGGAATTAAATTGGTGAGTATTTGGGTGtaatggatttaattgggaaattaaGGTACAATTTGAGGTTTAGTAGGGAAATTTAATGCCAAACGACCAAAACGCCCTTGAGAGTTGTTTAAGGGTTTGTCAAGggcaagggtaaaatggtaagtGAAATGGCTAAGTGATGGCAGCCACCTCTTACCCACGTTCTTCCCTAAGGCATTTTCTCTTCTTTGTTCTTCTTCTCACAAACTCACTCCAAGAAAGAAGCTTGAATTGGAAGGGGATCCTTGGGATTTTGAGGCAATTCTTTGAGCAAGTTAGTAGCAGACAAGAGTATTGGGAGCTGTTAGAAATCCATTCCTTATAGGGAATTCAAAATCATAGCAAGGTAAGCACTTTGTTTTGGTGTTCTTGGTGTTTTTCTAAGTTTTGAGGATTAAGGCAAATTCTAGGAATTTGGATGTTTTTAGGGAATTTTGTGGTGCTATTGATGGTGGAATGCTAGTGTTAGCTATTTTGAAGCTTGAGTTTCAACTGAGAACTTGGGATTTGGCTTGGGAATCTCGAATTTGAGGAAAGGTTTAAGCTCAAACCCAAAAGTTTGCAAATTATGATTTTGGtgtgttttgtttaagttttggGTAATTTGATGTTGGGGGTGGTTTTGCTATTAATTTGGGGATGGAATATGGTCAAAATTCTGCTAGAAAGTCTGTTTAGCTTGATTTTTGGATCTGGGTTTGCAGGGGAAAGTCGCAAGTttgatttggggaagaacactttgaTTTTGGGCTCGTTTTGGGTTTCTAGCGACCTAGCGCGACTGCACTAGGTTGTGGCACGACCGCGCTAGGGTCCCAGATTCCAAggtatttgaatttgaatttgggaTTCGAGTCTAGGGGCGCGACCGCACTAGGTAGAGCACGACCGTGCCAGGTGCCCCGAATTGATGGTTTCCTGAATTTTAGGAATAAGGCTTGGGGTCTCGGGAATCTGTTTTGGGAGCCCGGGGGAAGTTTTAAAGCCCTGATAACTGGGAACAATGGTTCCAAGAGTTAGGGTTTGGATTGGAACTCGAGATCTTCGTTTGATTCGTGATGAGTGTATACTTATGCTGTGTCTAGGGTTTTCACATGGCTCAGGAAAAAGGATCGCACTTGAGGTCGTACTATTTGCAACacaggacctaaggtaagaaaactaataTATGCACATAGAGATCTTAGTTGGTATGCTCATTAGCTTTGAATTACTTGTGAATGTATGGTATAACTGATATACGACCATCGTAATGAGGATGAGGCTGAACGGAAAAGCGTGCAAAAAGCAGGTCGTGAAGGCGAGATTAGTTTGAGGGTGCAGTCCCTACTCGCCCAGCATGAATAGAGGCCTAAGTGCCTAAGTACGCATCTCACTTGATTGGGTCGCTTATCTTAGTGCCGGGAGACGCACTTTACTAGGCATCGATCGTACGTATGGTACTGATGATGCGAATATTGCAGTTATCACCCTAAATCTTAGTGTTGGGAGACGCACTTTACTAGGCATTGACCGTACTTATGGTGCTGGTAATGAGGACTTGCTTGATATAGCTTAAATTGAATGataatatgattattgaatcgaTATGACTGTGAATCTTGGATTATGGGAATGGTCATTTAAGTGATTGACATATAGGTGATGTGATGTATCTGATATCTGTAAAGCATGtgtttattgattttaattatttgagaatattattATGCCCTgtgaggttttcttgctgagtcttggctcacgggttctctatgtgtaggtaagggcaaaggtaagcaggaccagccatgagttggagggcttcgggggcgttgtgtacatatgtggcctgcttgaccaccacgggcGAGATCACTtgctggaactagggttgaaccctgatttTACCGCCTAGGCCTGCCTTTGTATATATTTGGTATCTGTATTagtttataaactcttttgggatcccgtgtataaactaaaCTCTTTTGATGAAAAATGATTACTTCATCaaccaaaattttaatacctaacctgggtttagttttaattacatatttaagtccaaatgacttgcttaacgagttaagaactattttaaacacacagagtaacggtcttggataaccagggcgttacagaaactaaatttaaaaccaaaacacATCAGTAAAACAGGAGTACTATTGTAATTTGCATTCCAATACAAGAGCTTCTCCAAAAACACGATCAAGAACTTCCACCTCCGGTGCAACCACTTCCAGCTCCAGCGCAACCCACTTCCAACTTCGGCGACATCCTAAAGATCTGATAAAGAACAACAACGAACCGACCTCCCCTCAGGCAAGAGAATTCTTGGACTCTTCGACGATCTCCACCTCCTGCACATCCGGCAACTCATCAAAAGAAACCCGACAATGATCTCCACCTCAACAAAATAATCAAAACTCTGGCCACCTGCACATTTGGCAACAACAATCTCCTAAAGCTCCGACCAACTATTCTtactatttttttcaattttcagatttgatttttttttctaggtctaaactttttccttttttttttctagatttggaGCTAACTTGTAAACAAAATTAAGTTAGGTAAACAACCActcatattattataaatatactTTCTTCTTCTTATGATGTAGATCAAATCTTGTTTGTTTTCtttagatcttttttttttttttttctatctttagATCTGtaataggtaactggttacctttatGTTCTggtatgtgtgtatatttctgggttctttatgttaactagttaccttcacatTTTGATTTGTGGGTatttttctgggttctttatggtaaccggttacctatgttactaaaattatagttacttcttcttcttcccttttAAATGaattgttcttcttctttttcttcaatactttttttaaaataatttataattgcTTATAAGATCATATCAGGTCTTTTTTTCCCTTGATAACTGGTTACCTGTGTTACTAAAattatagttacttcttcttccttttttaatgaagtagtattcttctttttcttcaatacttttttttttaataatttgtaatTTCTTATAAGATTAGATCAGGTCTTTTTTtcccttcaaatttgatgtttttttttcatatttaatataagcaactcgtcacccctcttatggtaactggtaacCCCTCTCATTACAAAATgttactcctctcagggtaactagttaccgcACATGataacatgttatttaacctagatctaggattttttttttttacatatttggAACCGTGAAAGAGTAATCAATCAAGTAACTCGTTACATTACCCAGACTttgaaaaaaaacataaaatctaaaataaaggaaaaaaatgtttataataaataaaaaaatctaataaacacaattcctattaaaaaaaactttgcaaaacaaccaatataataaaatattaatataaaaaaattaattgagctaaaaaataataatcaaattacaaaaatatacttccaatttaataaaacttgattaagagtaaaactatggcataaaacaacttttatacaaaaatatggtaaaataaatgcataaaattgaaaattctttaaaaaaaataaaaaatccataCAACaagtttattttttgaaaaaaaaattatatttttgtaaactttattaaaaaagcCATATAAAACTCATTTTCAAATGAGAGAAAAATAAGTTAGGATTAGGTAAAATGGCTTTGAGCTTTTTAATTTTGGGTCGTCTTCttaaatcttcttcttcttcttcttttttattaatCAATCCATTAGCATCGGTTTAAAACCAATTCTATTAATAGCTAAATATAATTAATAGCATCGGTGTCAATGCAAAACCAACACTAAAAtgatttttttcttgtagtgataactATTCTTACTAGCTCCTATTGTTCCATCATCAAATACCATGTAGTCGCTGTTTCAAGTGTGTTGAATGAGAAAGAGAAAAATAGTTACTTTTggattttaagtttttttttatagattttagaaATAATGGTCGAGTTAAATTAAAGCTAAATCTTTTACTTATTTTTTGGTCAATAATTGTGGAATTAAATTTTAAATGCTTTATTTTCATttcatattatattttataaaatttaaattatttagaCCAAGTAAATAATGGCACCAAATCATTCAAGGAAAAGAGTTTTATCGTCAAGAAAGGACTACAAATATAACTACTTAGAAAGTGAAAATTTCACCGAagattttcttttaattttttattttagttaacAATGTGACTAAATAGTTTTTGTACActacaaaaaatcttagttttagtcaaaaaaaaaaatttgtaactaaaaaaaatccatcttatttatgtcatcactaaaaagtccgtggttaaaagtattagtcacaaaaatcataatttgttgtcactaaatgtatttttagtcacaataaactttatcactaaaaataataggttgtgactaaaactacaaTAGTGACAACTTATGATTAAGtatgactttttagtcacaaataattttttgttgttactaAAAGTGATATTTAATCACACAAAATATATATCCGCACTAAAACATTATCACTAAAATTTACCAATTTTGTTTGCAGTGACTCATAtattatatacatgtatatatattttcacaTCTCTTTACTAGTCATCTTATTTTAATTGATTGCAATTGTCTGGGTGACAAATTATATATTAGGTAAGGATTGATGCCTACCTCCCACCTGTCCTACTCTTTATTATTCTTTTGGTTCGTTACTTCAATGATGATTGACAATGAATATATCAATAGCACATCACACCAACAATATCTCTAGAACCACATCAATTTTTCCCACTACATATAAATATACACCATTGCAAAAGTGAAagaaacattatattatatgttacatatATAAAGATCATCATCAACATTTTTGCATTAATTGTCTGATCTCCTATCCCATGGCAGATTGTCACTTCTATTTATTCACTATCTTATTCATCTCTTCACTATGCATTTTAAGCATTGCCCTAATCATCAAAGAAGAACAAAACAACAGCTTTGCCAAAACCCTAGACCCTAACACACTAAACCTCAAGCAAGAAAAGCTCACTCACTTCCGGTTCTATTGGCATGACATAGTGAGCGGTAAGAAGCCAAGCTCAGTGTTGGTCATCCCCCCTCAAGCGAACTACTCCTCGACGAAATTTGGCATGGTGGCGATGATCGACGATCCGCTGACCGAAGGGCCTGAGCTGAGCTCCAAGCTAGTGGGAAAGGCACAAGGGTTTTATGGTAGTGCATCTCAGCAAGAGGTTGGCCTTATTATGGCCATGAATTTTGCTTTTAGTGAAGGCAAATATAATGGAAGTACCATCACTGTTCTTGGGAGGAACACTGTGTTTTCTAAGGTGAGAGAGATGCCTGTGATTGGAGGGAGTGGCCTTTTTAGGTTTG
The Humulus lupulus chromosome 6, drHumLupu1.1, whole genome shotgun sequence DNA segment above includes these coding regions:
- the LOC133783817 gene encoding dirigent protein 22-like; its protein translation is MADCHFYLFTILFISSLCILSIALIIKEEQNNSFAKTLDPNTLNLKQEKLTHFRFYWHDIVSGKKPSSVLVIPPQANYSSTKFGMVAMIDDPLTEGPELSSKLVGKAQGFYGSASQQEVGLIMAMNFAFSEGKYNGSTITVLGRNTVFSKVREMPVIGGSGLFRFARGYVQARTQQFTPSSGDAIVEYNVYVLHY